One stretch of Corvus hawaiiensis isolate bCorHaw1 chromosome 1, bCorHaw1.pri.cur, whole genome shotgun sequence DNA includes these proteins:
- the RPA3 gene encoding replication protein A 14 kDa subunit → MGDIHEVPRPRIGTGQLAQHIGQPVCFVGRVEKIHPSGKLVVLSDGLGKHTTVELSEPLDEEISGVIEVVGRVTNQATIMCASYVQFREDKSLFDLELYNEALKIIHEFPEYFPFGTGRNT, encoded by the exons ATGGGCGACATCCACGAGGTGCCGCGGCCGCGCATCGGCACGGGGCAGCTGGCGCAGCACATCGGGCAGCCCGTCTGCTTCGTGGGGCGCGTCGAGAAG ATTCATCCTAGTGGGAAGCTTGTCGTGCTTTCGGATGGACTCGGCAAGCATACGACTGTGGAGCTGAGCGAGCCT CTGGATGAGGAGATTTCAGGGGTTATTGAAGTGGTGGGAAGAGTAACAAATCAGGCAACCATCATGTGTGCATCATATGTCCAGTTCAGAGAAGATAAAAGTTTATTTG ATCTGGAACTCTACAATGAAGCACTAAAAATTATTCATGAATTCCCTGAATACTTCCCGTTTGGTACTGGGAGGAACACTTGA